GCGACCTCAACATCAAGGCGGGGCTCACCGGCTTCAAGATGACCATCCTTGACCAGATCGTGGAGGGCAACAAGGTCGTCACGCGCTGGAGTTTCACGGGCGTCCACACCGGCACGGTCTTCGGTATCCCCGCCTCCGGTCGCCAGGTCACGCTGAGCGGAATCTCCATCGACCGCGTGGTCCAGGGCCAGTCGGTCGAGCACTGGTCGGAGGGGAACTTCGGCAGGTTCCTGGACGAGCTCCGCGGTGAGACGCCGCCGGAGTCCGTCACCCCCAGCGCCAACTAAACCAGCGTCGGCCCCCGGCCCTGGCGCAGTTCAGGGCCGGGCGGCTCGGCGCCACCCCAGCACACCCGCGCGGTGCACACCGGCGCCGCGCACATCAGAACCAGGAGCAGTTCCATGGGAACACTCGACGGCAAGGTAGCGCTCATCACCGGCACCGCCGGAGGCATGGGCCGCGTCGCGGCACTCATCTTCGCGAGAGAGGGTGCACAGGTCGTCGGCGCCGACATCCAGGTCGAGGCCAACAAGGAGACCATCGAGCTCGTACGCAGCGCCGGCGGCGAGATGACGGGCATCGCGCCGGTCGATCTCACCGACCCGGACGCGGTGCAGCAGTTGGCCGATGACGCCGCCGCCGCTTACGGCGGGCTCGACGTGGTCTACAACAACGCGGCCATGCAGCGCTTCGGCCCCATGCCGGACTTCTCGGTGGAGGACTGGCGTGCGACCGAAGCCGGTGAACTCGACATTCCCTTCTTCGTGTCGAAGTTCACCTGGCCGTATCTGGTCCGCCGTGGTGGCGGCGTCATCATCAACGTCGCGTCGGAGGCCGGCCTGATCGCGGGTTCGACTCCCCCCATGGTCGCGCACACGGCAGCCAACGCCGGTGTCATCGGCATGACGCGACAGCTCGCGCTGGAGGGCGCCCCTCATGGGATCCGTGCGGTGGCGATCAGTCCTGGCCCGGTCCTGACCCCGGCCAGCGACCGTGACCTGGGGGACAACCAGGCCGCCCGGGACGCGATCATCAGCAAGACGCTCCTCAAGCGCTTCGCTCGCCCCGAGGAAGTCGTCGAGCTGGCCGCGTTCCTCGCTTCGGACCGCGCGGCATACATCACGGGCGCCAACTACGCTGTGGACGGCGGTGCGAGCGCCTGGTAACACGACCGGTCCCCATGTTGAGACATAGCAGTGTTCTGTCCCGGCGAGGTCGGCTGTGCCGACCCCGACCGGGACAGCTGCGTATGGCGGCCGTGTGCCAAGCCCCGGCCAACCCGAGTTCGCCTTCGGCGGTGCGGCCGAGGTCGACCGCGCGGTCCGTCTCGCCGACGAAGCCTTCGACAGCTACAGCCACACCGGGCTCGCCGAGCGGGCCGCGCTCCTCGATCTCATCGCGGACAAGCTGGAGGCGGTCAAGGAGGAACTCGCCGCCCGCACCGCCCTGGAGACCGGCCTGCCTGCCGCCCAGTTCGAAGGCGAGGCGACCCGTACCGCCGGTGTGTTCCGCAAGTTCGCCACCGTCGTCCGCCAGGGTCGCTTCCTGCAGGCGACCATCGATCCCGCCCAGCCGGACCGGCAACCCACACCCCGCCTGGACCACCGGCTGCGGGCCGTCAATCGCTAGCCGGTGCCCTCCCGGCCGTGGGCGACCGTGGTGACGAGAGCCGCGTGGACGGCCGGCCATGCCTGGCGCCGACCGTGGCCGGCGCAGCACCCGCACCGCGATGAACCGCTCCCACTGATCGCCACCATCACCACCTACGCCAACCACATCCAGGCACTGAGCCCGCGCAACGCCGAACTCGAAGCGGAGAACGCCGCAGGCGCGGGCACCTCCATCAATCCGACAGCACCATCGCCTCCCTTTTCTTGGGGTGACGCCCTGATCCTGCGGCGAAGGGTGGTGCACGTGTGCGTATGCGTTCCACGATGGCCTCGAGAGCCGCGTCAATGCCGTATCCGTCTGTTGCCCCGCACCAGCTGATCGCGTCGCACCAGCCGGACAAGAGACGCCTGGTATATCCTCCGAAACTAGCAGCGCTAATTAACCTGCGGGGCTGCTGATCCGGCCCCCGGTCAGGAGACCTGTCGTGCGTCCCGTCCACTTCGCGGCAGCCCGCCGCACCCCCATCGGCAAACTGCGCGGAGCCCTGTCCTCCGTCCGCCCGGACGATCTCGCCGCGACGGTCGTCCGCGGCCTCGTCGCCGACGTCCCCGCGCTCGACCCGGCCCGCATCGACGACGTCTACTGGGGCGCCGCCAACCAGGCCGGCGAGGACAACCGCAACGTCGCCCGCATGGCCGCCCTGCTCGCCGGCCTGCCCGAGTCCGTCCCGGGCGCCACCGTCAACCGCCTGTGCGCCTCCGGCCTCGAAGCGGTCACCCTGGCGGCCCGCACCATCGCCG
This region of Streptomyces chromofuscus genomic DNA includes:
- a CDS encoding ester cyclase, yielding MAGLAVAAALTAAAVPASAQSEAPLPAASSSADSSDRHYLSPLEVSSAFYGSYNGDLAAGFDRYISKDLLLHGFNGPEDRESWLAGDLNIKAGLTGFKMTILDQIVEGNKVVTRWSFTGVHTGTVFGIPASGRQVTLSGISIDRVVQGQSVEHWSEGNFGRFLDELRGETPPESVTPSAN
- a CDS encoding SDR family NAD(P)-dependent oxidoreductase codes for the protein MGTLDGKVALITGTAGGMGRVAALIFAREGAQVVGADIQVEANKETIELVRSAGGEMTGIAPVDLTDPDAVQQLADDAAAAYGGLDVVYNNAAMQRFGPMPDFSVEDWRATEAGELDIPFFVSKFTWPYLVRRGGGVIINVASEAGLIAGSTPPMVAHTAANAGVIGMTRQLALEGAPHGIRAVAISPGPVLTPASDRDLGDNQAARDAIISKTLLKRFARPEEVVELAAFLASDRAAYITGANYAVDGGASAW
- a CDS encoding aldehyde dehydrogenase family protein, which codes for MPSPGQPEFAFGGAAEVDRAVRLADEAFDSYSHTGLAERAALLDLIADKLEAVKEELAARTALETGLPAAQFEGEATRTAGVFRKFATVVRQGRFLQATIDPAQPDRQPTPRLDHRLRAVNR